In a genomic window of Desulforegulaceae bacterium:
- the dksA gene encoding RNA polymerase-binding protein DksA, with the protein MKEKDSQYFKQVLTDQLKELLAHGDNTVIGMTESKENFPDPTDRASHETDRNFTLRIRDREHKLIKKIKKALDRIEEGSFGICDTCGEEISLERLNARPVTTECIECKTKAEARERALGI; encoded by the coding sequence ATGAAAGAAAAAGATTCTCAATACTTTAAACAGGTTTTAACAGACCAGCTCAAGGAACTTCTTGCCCATGGCGACAACACTGTAATCGGAATGACTGAATCCAAGGAAAATTTCCCAGATCCTACAGATAGAGCTTCCCATGAAACAGACAGAAATTTTACCTTAAGAATACGGGATAGAGAGCATAAGCTTATCAAGAAAATAAAAAAAGCCCTTGATCGGATTGAAGAAGGTAGTTTTGGTATTTGCGATACCTGTGGTGAAGAAATTTCACTTGAAAGACTAAATGCAAGACCTGTTACCACTGAATGCATTGAATGCAAAACAAAGGCAGAAGCCAGAGAAAGAGCTCTGGGTATCTGA
- a CDS encoding exopolyphosphatase has translation MRIVTRPDLDGVVCAVLLYEALDIKEDVYWVEPNQIQNNEADIKKGDILANIPYHKNATMWFDHHVSNLLPETFEGKHEIAPSAAGVIYNYYSDVFKDRFKDLIINTDKIDSADLTMDEVKFPEKYPYVLLSMTIKNRQFKDIPYWKRLIELLRKKSIDQIMKDPEVKKRSDKVIEENLKWKTILKENTKTDENVSILDLRAFKTKAPSGNRFLIYSMFPETNVSVKIRCADDDEEKLIVSIGHSIFNKTCNVNLGNLLAKHNGGGHKGAGAFSVKKEQFDEKINLILSILKKNLPLKD, from the coding sequence ATGAGAATTGTAACCAGACCTGATCTTGACGGTGTTGTTTGTGCTGTTTTGTTATATGAAGCTTTGGATATTAAAGAAGATGTTTACTGGGTAGAACCAAACCAGATTCAAAATAATGAAGCGGATATAAAAAAAGGTGATATCCTTGCAAATATTCCTTACCACAAAAATGCAACCATGTGGTTTGATCACCATGTTTCTAATTTGTTACCAGAAACGTTTGAAGGAAAACATGAAATTGCTCCCTCGGCAGCAGGGGTAATTTACAATTATTATTCAGATGTTTTTAAGGATAGATTTAAAGATCTTATAATAAATACAGATAAAATAGACTCAGCAGATCTAACCATGGATGAGGTTAAGTTTCCAGAAAAATATCCTTATGTTCTTCTTTCAATGACAATCAAAAACAGGCAATTTAAAGATATTCCATACTGGAAAAGGCTTATTGAACTTCTTCGAAAAAAGTCAATTGACCAGATAATGAAAGATCCTGAAGTTAAAAAAAGATCTGACAAAGTAATTGAAGAGAATTTAAAATGGAAAACTATTTTAAAAGAAAATACAAAAACAGATGAAAATGTTTCTATTCTTGATTTAAGAGCTTTTAAAACTAAAGCTCCTTCTGGGAATAGATTTTTAATCTATTCAATGTTTCCTGAAACCAATGTAAGCGTTAAAATAAGATGTGCAGATGATGATGAAGAAAAGCTGATTGTTAGTATTGGACATTCAATTTTCAATAAAACCTGTAATGTTAATCTAGGAAACCTTCTTGCAAAGCACAATGGAGGAGGGCACAAAGGAGCCGGGGCATTTTCAGTAAAAAAAGAACAGTTTGATGAAAAAATAAATCTTATCCTTAGTATTTTAAAGAAAAATTTACCTTTAAAGGACTAG
- the epsC gene encoding serine O-acetyltransferase EpsC, giving the protein MNKILKDPKLCEPSKDSLEEYKKKIHGITEKIIDSCFDEDLFIHINNEPIPSRDEIVSIINQLIKILFPGYFSKRKIEQYNLKYKIGLSVSYLFPRLAEQIIKSLRHECFRYDKPCEVCINKGYESALELFRQIPYLRKLLATDVKATLDGDPAAKNYDEIIFSYPGIFAITVYRIAHELYKMEIPLIPRIMTEYAHSATGIDIHPGANIGERFAIDHGTGVVIGETTNIGKNVRLYQGVTLGALSLPKDAGKKFRGIKRHPTLEDDVIVYSGTTILGGNTIIGKRAVIGGNVWLTKSVPQDTVVLLEEPKLNYRQKSKDENHDHI; this is encoded by the coding sequence ATGAATAAGATTTTAAAAGATCCAAAACTATGCGAACCATCCAAAGACTCTTTGGAAGAATACAAAAAAAAAATACATGGAATTACAGAAAAAATAATTGATTCTTGTTTTGACGAGGACTTGTTTATCCATATAAATAACGAACCAATACCCTCAAGGGATGAAATTGTAAGCATTATTAACCAGCTTATAAAAATCCTCTTTCCTGGATATTTTTCAAAGCGAAAAATAGAACAATACAATTTGAAATACAAAATAGGATTAAGTGTATCCTATCTTTTTCCAAGGCTTGCCGAGCAAATTATAAAAAGCTTACGTCATGAATGTTTCAGGTATGATAAGCCATGTGAGGTATGCATAAATAAAGGCTACGAATCAGCACTTGAGCTTTTTAGACAAATACCATATTTAAGGAAGCTTCTTGCTACAGATGTAAAAGCAACCCTTGATGGAGATCCCGCAGCAAAAAACTATGATGAAATAATATTTTCATACCCCGGTATTTTTGCAATCACTGTATACAGGATTGCCCACGAACTTTATAAAATGGAGATTCCTCTTATTCCCAGAATAATGACAGAGTATGCACATAGTGCTACAGGAATAGATATTCATCCCGGTGCAAACATAGGTGAAAGGTTTGCAATCGATCACGGAACAGGGGTTGTTATTGGTGAGACAACAAATATCGGTAAAAACGTAAGACTCTACCAAGGAGTTACCCTTGGAGCTCTTTCACTTCCCAAAGATGCCGGTAAAAAATTTCGAGGAATTAAAAGACATCCAACCCTGGAAGATGATGTAATTGTTTATTCAGGAACAACAATTCTCGGGGGAAATACAATAATTGGAAAGCGTGCTGTAATAGGCGGTAACGTATGGCTGACCAAGTCTGTCCCCCAGGATACAGTAGTTTTACTAGAAGAACCAAAACTAAATTACAGACAAAAATCCAAGGATGAAAACCATGATCATATTTGA
- a CDS encoding PHP domain-containing protein: MIDLHIHTTASDGVYSPKEILEMASDLDLEAISITDHDTIEGSKQALELKGKNFPDILTGVEISSTAPKKFKIPGSVHLLGYRFDPEDQSLEDELVLLRNSRKNRNPLIVEKLKEQGIEISMESLEQFSGDVQIGRAHLGRYLFEKGYVENVEQAFQKYLGKGKPCYVDKYKIPIKKAIEKIKSAGGVPVIAHPGLIDSYEKDDFRKFFEYLKELGLEGIEVFYPGHSKSLRSFFLNETKRLGLLSTGGSDFHGYKNEGLVLGRGRNNLNIPYSVYKSIIER, translated from the coding sequence ATGATAGACCTTCACATACATACAACTGCATCTGACGGTGTATATTCACCAAAAGAAATTCTTGAAATGGCTTCAGATTTGGATCTGGAAGCCATTTCAATAACAGATCATGATACAATTGAAGGTTCAAAACAAGCTTTAGAGCTTAAGGGAAAGAATTTTCCAGATATACTTACTGGAGTTGAAATTAGTTCAACTGCTCCGAAAAAGTTTAAGATTCCCGGAAGTGTTCATCTTTTGGGTTATAGATTCGACCCTGAGGATCAATCTTTGGAAGATGAGCTTGTTCTTCTCAGAAATTCAAGGAAGAATAGAAACCCTCTTATAGTTGAAAAATTAAAAGAACAAGGCATTGAAATTTCAATGGAAAGCCTTGAGCAGTTTTCAGGGGATGTGCAGATAGGAAGAGCTCATTTAGGAAGATATCTTTTTGAAAAAGGATATGTTGAGAATGTTGAGCAGGCATTTCAAAAATATCTTGGAAAAGGAAAACCCTGTTATGTGGACAAGTACAAAATACCAATAAAAAAAGCTATTGAAAAAATAAAATCAGCTGGAGGGGTTCCTGTAATCGCACATCCTGGTCTTATAGATAGTTATGAAAAAGATGATTTTCGTAAGTTTTTTGAATATTTAAAGGAACTTGGCCTTGAAGGAATTGAGGTGTTTTATCCTGGCCACTCAAAATCTTTACGTTCATTTTTTTTAAACGAGACAAAAAGGCTTGGGCTTCTTTCAACTGGAGGAAGCGACTTCCATGGTTATAAAAACGAGGGACTGGTTTTGGGCAGGGGTAGAAACAATCTTAATATTCCCTATTCTGTTTATAAATCAATAATAGAACGCTAA
- a CDS encoding bifunctional precorrin-2 dehydrogenase/sirohydrochlorin ferrochelatase, protein MEYYPVYLNLCGKKVLVVGGGKVALRKTKRLLKANASTIVVSPFFVHGFSNLKSHKNLLLNLKKFDTNDLYDVFLVFAATDDLILNSEIADICERKKIICNIADNLEKSAFIVPSSIKRGDLILSISTGGKSPALSRKLRKDFEKKFGDEYEVFLYFLGIVREEILEKRRGNPENKGIFREMVFGNLLNSIKNKDIEEIENELEEILNNEALSGKLMEKLLKDKNEYFFDVEKNSFSFLSKESDL, encoded by the coding sequence ATGGAATACTATCCAGTATATTTAAATCTTTGTGGGAAAAAAGTGCTTGTGGTTGGGGGGGGAAAGGTAGCTTTGAGAAAAACAAAAAGACTTCTTAAAGCAAATGCTTCAACTATAGTTGTATCTCCTTTTTTTGTTCATGGTTTTTCAAATCTTAAATCCCATAAAAATCTTCTTTTAAACTTAAAAAAATTTGATACAAATGATCTTTACGATGTTTTTCTTGTTTTTGCTGCCACAGATGATTTAATTCTTAATTCTGAGATTGCAGATATCTGTGAAAGAAAAAAAATTATTTGCAATATTGCAGATAATCTTGAAAAATCAGCTTTTATTGTGCCTTCATCTATTAAGAGGGGAGATTTGATCCTATCTATTTCAACAGGAGGAAAAAGCCCTGCCTTATCAAGAAAGCTTAGAAAAGATTTTGAAAAGAAGTTTGGTGATGAATATGAAGTATTTCTTTATTTTTTAGGCATAGTCAGAGAAGAAATTTTGGAAAAAAGAAGAGGTAATCCTGAAAATAAAGGGATATTCAGGGAAATGGTTTTTGGTAATTTGTTGAATTCTATAAAAAATAAGGATATTGAAGAAATAGAAAATGAATTAGAGGAGATTTTAAACAATGAAGCTCTTTCTGGGAAGCTTATGGAAAAACTCCTCAAAGACAAAAACGAATATTTTTTTGATGTCGAAAAAAACAGCTTTTCCTTTTTATCAAAAGAGAGTGATTTATGA
- a CDS encoding (Fe-S)-binding protein encodes MKISFYKKPGVNKKFLELNEIFSAADSCRKCGKCQSVCPVFRQTGFEQHTARGKLTLINGLKNNFFFNPSLIEKHLRFCLLCGRCERSCPSGIDTLSVFLKARTAMNEFDKKSFLKRFLIRVFVKFPFLFKLFKRTNNSNLNNYQFEKVNEKKLIFFTGCLFDRVFEDTTKRALDFFKSSGFDPVIVDDECCGLPFLTSGDKKGFVKAGDKLYGKFLNSGSNLIVSGCPTCISALKNLWPDFFEFGKEFNRNFEVLDFHQFAARVIKENKFEFKGKAEEKIKWHLPCHLKSLGGEKDAEYVLKKCLNFKPLQESKLNSSCGFGGTFSIDHPGISKKILDKKAGDLSLKEGEVLVTGCPACVLQLERIKRAGNKKRVFHTIDLIGGKQIKKF; translated from the coding sequence ATGAAAATTAGTTTTTATAAAAAACCTGGGGTTAACAAAAAATTTCTAGAGCTAAATGAGATCTTTTCAGCTGCTGATTCATGTAGAAAGTGTGGGAAATGCCAATCTGTATGTCCTGTTTTCAGGCAGACCGGGTTTGAGCAGCATACAGCAAGGGGAAAGCTTACTCTTATAAATGGGCTTAAAAATAATTTTTTCTTTAATCCTTCCTTAATAGAAAAGCATTTAAGATTTTGCCTTTTATGCGGGAGATGTGAACGGTCCTGTCCTTCTGGGATTGATACCTTGTCTGTTTTTCTTAAAGCAAGAACAGCAATGAATGAGTTTGATAAAAAATCTTTTTTAAAAAGATTTCTGATAAGAGTTTTTGTAAAATTTCCTTTTCTTTTTAAGCTTTTTAAAAGGACAAACAATTCAAATTTAAATAATTATCAGTTTGAGAAGGTAAATGAAAAAAAGCTGATTTTTTTTACAGGCTGTCTATTTGACAGAGTTTTTGAAGATACAACAAAAAGAGCTTTAGATTTTTTTAAAAGTTCGGGTTTTGATCCTGTTATTGTGGATGATGAGTGTTGTGGCCTTCCTTTTTTAACATCAGGAGACAAAAAGGGGTTTGTTAAGGCTGGAGACAAATTATACGGAAAGTTTTTAAATTCAGGATCAAATCTTATTGTTTCTGGGTGTCCTACTTGTATTTCAGCTTTAAAAAATTTATGGCCAGACTTTTTTGAGTTTGGAAAAGAATTTAATAGAAACTTTGAAGTTTTAGATTTTCATCAATTTGCAGCCAGAGTTATTAAAGAAAATAAATTTGAGTTTAAAGGAAAGGCAGAAGAAAAAATCAAATGGCATCTCCCCTGCCACCTGAAATCTCTTGGCGGTGAAAAAGATGCTGAATATGTTTTAAAAAAATGTTTAAACTTTAAGCCTTTACAAGAGTCCAAGCTTAATTCATCCTGTGGCTTTGGAGGTACATTTAGTATTGATCATCCTGGTATTTCAAAGAAAATTCTTGATAAAAAGGCTGGTGATCTTAGTCTTAAAGAAGGAGAAGTTCTTGTAACAGGCTGTCCAGCATGTGTTTTGCAACTGGAAAGAATTAAAAGGGCAGGAAACAAAAAAAGAGTTTTTCACACAATTGATCTTATTGGCGGAAAACAGATAAAAAAGTTTTAA
- a CDS encoding DHH family phosphoesterase, which yields MALSNKDRVKKLFSVFSGEDQVLILINADPDAMSSAMAVKRLLWRKVAGVSIAKINKVKRPDNLAMIRLLGIKMIDIEDVDKSKFNKFVMVDSQPSHSELFNGFDIDALIDHHPDTGYKAKFSDIRPTYGANATMLTEYLKAAKIKPSVKLATGLYYGIKTDTSNFQRDTLPEDIRAFQYLFKFINPNLERRIDQAEIPLEFLQYYEKAFSSKVIKGTRLYVHFKEVPTPDVLVQIADFFMRVDKVNWTIVSGVCEKKVVIIIRNDGIRKNAGKVAEASFGEYGSAGGHIGMARAEIETSAIEDFVSTKNQQKLELWIRNHIELRTKKKRTKP from the coding sequence ATGGCTCTTTCCAACAAAGATAGGGTGAAAAAATTATTTTCAGTTTTTTCCGGAGAAGATCAGGTTTTAATTTTAATTAATGCAGATCCTGATGCAATGTCATCGGCTATGGCTGTAAAAAGACTTTTATGGAGAAAAGTAGCAGGGGTTTCAATAGCAAAGATCAACAAGGTCAAAAGGCCTGATAATCTTGCAATGATAAGGCTTCTTGGAATTAAAATGATTGATATAGAAGATGTTGATAAGTCAAAATTCAATAAATTTGTAATGGTTGATTCTCAGCCATCTCATAGCGAGTTGTTTAATGGGTTTGATATTGATGCCTTAATTGATCACCATCCAGATACAGGATACAAAGCTAAATTCAGTGATATAAGACCTACTTACGGTGCCAATGCCACCATGCTTACTGAATATTTAAAAGCTGCCAAAATAAAACCATCTGTAAAGCTTGCTACTGGATTGTATTATGGAATAAAAACTGATACTTCAAATTTTCAAAGGGATACTCTCCCAGAAGATATAAGGGCTTTTCAATACCTTTTTAAATTTATCAATCCTAATCTTGAAAGGCGAATTGATCAGGCAGAAATTCCCCTTGAATTTCTTCAATACTATGAAAAGGCTTTTAGTTCAAAAGTCATTAAAGGAACCAGGCTTTATGTTCATTTTAAAGAAGTTCCCACCCCAGATGTTCTTGTTCAGATTGCAGACTTTTTCATGAGAGTTGATAAAGTTAACTGGACAATAGTTTCAGGCGTTTGTGAAAAAAAAGTTGTAATTATTATAAGAAATGACGGAATAAGAAAAAATGCTGGAAAAGTTGCAGAAGCAAGCTTTGGGGAATATGGCTCTGCCGGAGGTCATATTGGAATGGCAAGGGCTGAAATTGAAACCAGTGCTATTGAAGACTTTGTTTCAACAAAAAATCAGCAAAAACTTGAACTTTGGATAAGAAATCATATTGAGCTACGTACGAAAAAGAAAAGGACAAAGCCTTGA
- the ccsA gene encoding cytochrome c biogenesis protein CcsA, which yields MIFSTLILFSLSFCFYAFSQLKADLRLRKTGFVFLCLAFLSLGGELIFQGINLGYLPAFGIRNILLLSSFLISFFFILLFLRFKVDLLGGAVALFSGFLTGLALFFDSSRYPGQEDLGIFMTALHVFFTFFANAAFFTAFVIGIFYLVQEKNIKVKKHGIIFKRLPSLEILESSGNFCITWGFCFLTLGLGIGVIWSKQIFGRFLMIDAKEIWSFLIWLLYAVIIHGRISSRWRGRKAAIMSIIGFAIVVFSFVGINIFMDTSHGEYFMGEL from the coding sequence ATGATTTTTTCAACTTTAATTCTTTTTAGTTTATCTTTTTGTTTTTATGCTTTTTCACAGCTTAAAGCTGACTTGCGACTAAGAAAAACAGGGTTTGTTTTTTTATGTCTGGCTTTTTTATCATTGGGCGGTGAACTTATATTTCAAGGAATAAATTTAGGATACCTCCCTGCTTTTGGGATTCGGAATATTTTACTTTTGTCTTCATTTTTAATTTCGTTTTTTTTCATTTTGCTGTTTTTAAGATTTAAAGTGGATCTTCTTGGAGGAGCAGTTGCTTTATTTTCAGGCTTTTTGACTGGATTAGCTCTTTTCTTTGACAGTTCCCGGTATCCGGGTCAGGAGGATTTGGGCATATTTATGACAGCTCTTCATGTATTTTTTACTTTTTTTGCCAATGCGGCTTTTTTTACAGCCTTTGTAATAGGCATATTCTATCTTGTTCAGGAAAAAAATATCAAAGTTAAAAAGCATGGGATAATTTTTAAAAGACTTCCTTCCCTTGAAATTTTAGAGTCATCAGGGAATTTTTGTATCACCTGGGGATTTTGTTTTCTTACCCTGGGTCTTGGAATAGGAGTGATTTGGTCAAAGCAAATTTTTGGCCGTTTTCTCATGATAGATGCTAAAGAAATTTGGTCATTTCTTATCTGGCTTTTATATGCTGTGATTATTCACGGAAGAATTTCTTCTAGATGGAGAGGAAGAAAAGCGGCAATAATGTCAATTATAGGCTTTGCAATAGTAGTTTTTTCTTTTGTCGGGATTAATATATTTATGGATACTTCCCATGGTGAGTATTTTATGGGGGAATTATAA
- the hemA gene encoding glutamyl-tRNA reductase, translating into MSVLNQQEIIVAGMNHRTAPVEIREKLSLNNEEIEKALSLMKDKKVFKEAFLFSTCNRVEAVFVSDCPEEGIKKLFEILALVKKIPMSEFIPCFYKLKGLEAVKHIFRVSSSLDSMILGEPQILGQVKSAYKCATSAGSSKVILNRLFHRAFHSAKRVRSETGIGGHAVSISYAAIELGKKIFGSFLNKKVLLIGAGEMAELAVEHLVQNSVSHVYVANRTFDKGLDLAKRFSGSAIRFEEVLSALEWVDIIISSTGAPNYILDAKDMRQVMKKRKNRPIFFIDIAVPRDINPDINKIDNIYLYDVDDLQDVVEVNMEERKKEAAKGEEIIKETAINFLSWKKSLEVVPTIVELRKKVEDSVKYEVFRTMKDYNLEKEFETESVERMISSICSRLLHDPIAFLKNPGSHRDTQSYLLLVRNLFNLDQKKNKECEVKRIVN; encoded by the coding sequence ATGAGTGTTTTAAATCAGCAGGAAATAATTGTTGCAGGAATGAACCACAGAACAGCTCCTGTGGAAATTAGAGAAAAATTATCTTTAAATAATGAAGAGATTGAAAAAGCTCTTAGTTTAATGAAGGATAAAAAAGTTTTCAAAGAAGCTTTTTTATTTTCTACTTGCAACAGGGTTGAGGCTGTTTTTGTTTCTGATTGCCCTGAAGAGGGTATTAAAAAGCTTTTTGAAATTCTTGCACTTGTAAAAAAGATCCCCATGTCTGAATTTATTCCATGTTTTTACAAACTTAAAGGGCTTGAAGCTGTAAAGCATATATTCAGAGTCTCTTCAAGTCTTGACTCCATGATTCTTGGTGAGCCTCAAATTTTAGGTCAGGTAAAAAGTGCTTATAAATGTGCCACCTCCGCAGGAAGTTCAAAGGTGATTTTAAACAGGCTTTTCCATAGGGCTTTTCATTCAGCAAAACGAGTTCGATCTGAAACTGGAATAGGCGGCCATGCTGTTTCCATAAGTTATGCAGCCATTGAGCTTGGGAAAAAAATATTTGGCAGTTTTTTAAATAAAAAAGTTCTTTTAATAGGTGCCGGAGAAATGGCGGAACTAGCTGTTGAGCATCTTGTTCAAAACAGTGTTTCTCATGTCTATGTTGCAAACAGAACTTTTGACAAAGGCCTTGATCTTGCAAAAAGATTTTCAGGCTCTGCAATAAGGTTTGAAGAAGTATTGTCAGCTCTTGAATGGGTAGATATAATTATTTCTTCGACTGGTGCTCCTAACTATATTCTTGACGCTAAAGATATGCGTCAGGTGATGAAGAAAAGAAAAAACAGGCCGATTTTTTTTATTGATATAGCAGTTCCAAGAGACATAAATCCTGATATTAATAAAATTGACAATATTTATCTTTATGATGTTGATGATTTGCAGGATGTAGTTGAAGTCAATATGGAAGAAAGAAAAAAAGAGGCGGCCAAAGGTGAAGAAATAATTAAAGAAACAGCAATTAATTTTTTAAGTTGGAAAAAAAGTCTTGAGGTTGTCCCCACAATTGTTGAACTTAGAAAAAAAGTGGAGGATTCGGTTAAATATGAAGTTTTCAGGACAATGAAAGATTATAATCTTGAAAAAGAGTTTGAAACTGAGTCTGTTGAAAGAATGATTAGTTCAATTTGTTCCAGGCTTTTGCATGATCCCATAGCATTTTTAAAAAACCCTGGATCCCATAGAGATACCCAATCATATCTTCTTCTTGTACGTAATCTTTTCAATCTCGATCAAAAAAAAAATAAGGAATGCGAAGTCAAAAGAATTGTAAATTGA
- a CDS encoding ribonuclease Z, whose translation MKITILGSGTCVFSLERASSSILLETENTNLLLDAGTGCTRRLLEKGFDISKIDGIFLSHFHIDHSAELVPILFSLKNGGLLNNKNKFFLMGGLGLNDFYNNLKKVYGHWIDIGEKLEILEFDKNKRNFLEIFDIKIKVFPVNHRPESLAVKISDKKGKNFVYSGDMDVTLGFESFIKGSNLLIIDSAMPDNLKVDGHLTPAIASEIALKGKVEELVLTHFYPQCEKADFLNEAEKIFKGKLTLASDLMEIKL comes from the coding sequence TTGAAAATAACAATTCTTGGTTCGGGAACCTGTGTTTTTTCGCTTGAAAGAGCATCTTCTTCTATTCTTCTGGAAACAGAAAATACAAACCTTTTACTTGATGCTGGCACAGGCTGCACAAGAAGACTTCTTGAAAAAGGTTTTGATATTTCAAAAATTGACGGAATTTTTCTTTCCCATTTTCATATTGATCATAGTGCTGAACTTGTTCCAATTCTTTTTTCTCTTAAAAACGGAGGTCTGCTAAACAATAAAAACAAGTTTTTTCTCATGGGAGGTTTGGGGCTGAATGACTTTTATAATAATTTAAAAAAAGTTTATGGTCATTGGATTGATATTGGAGAAAAACTTGAAATTTTAGAGTTTGATAAAAACAAAAGGAATTTTTTGGAAATTTTTGACATAAAAATAAAAGTTTTTCCAGTGAATCACAGGCCGGAATCTCTGGCTGTTAAAATTTCAGATAAAAAAGGAAAAAACTTTGTATATTCAGGTGATATGGATGTTACCCTGGGATTTGAATCATTTATAAAAGGCTCTAATCTTTTAATCATAGACTCTGCCATGCCTGATAATTTAAAAGTTGATGGTCATCTTACACCTGCTATTGCTTCTGAAATTGCTTTAAAAGGCAAGGTTGAGGAATTGGTGCTTACTCATTTTTATCCCCAATGTGAAAAAGCTGATTTTTTAAATGAGGCAGAAAAAATATTTAAAGGGAAATTAACTCTTGCTTCAGATCTTATGGAGATAAAATTATAA
- the rnc gene encoding ribonuclease III — protein sequence MESVLDEYKELEKAIKYKFKDKKLCFKALCHSSYANEANEDIKDNERLEFLGDSVVNLVVGDMLMKHFKKMDEGNLSRIRANLVNEVMLSKLARKISLGNYLKLGKGEEGSGGRDKSSILADAFEAIIAAIYRDGGFEDAYKMVEFMFLPVIENAGKPENYLDPKSRLQELAQMKYKEPPVYKVVSEIGPDHDKVFKVEMRISDIKATGKGKSKKSAEQEAARQGLETLDD from the coding sequence ATGGAATCAGTATTAGATGAATACAAAGAGCTTGAAAAAGCAATAAAGTATAAGTTTAAAGACAAGAAGCTTTGTTTTAAAGCACTTTGTCACAGCTCTTATGCAAATGAAGCTAATGAAGATATAAAAGACAATGAAAGGCTTGAGTTTCTTGGGGATTCCGTTGTCAACCTGGTTGTAGGCGATATGTTGATGAAGCATTTTAAAAAGATGGATGAAGGAAATCTTTCAAGAATAAGAGCAAATCTTGTAAATGAAGTTATGCTTTCTAAACTTGCTAGAAAAATTTCGCTTGGTAATTATTTAAAATTAGGAAAAGGTGAAGAAGGTTCAGGAGGGCGCGACAAAAGCTCAATTCTTGCCGATGCTTTTGAGGCTATTATTGCTGCGATTTATAGGGATGGGGGGTTTGAAGATGCCTATAAAATGGTTGAGTTCATGTTTTTACCTGTAATTGAAAATGCAGGGAAACCTGAAAATTATCTTGACCCCAAAAGCAGACTTCAGGAACTTGCACAGATGAAATACAAAGAACCCCCTGTTTATAAGGTTGTATCTGAAATTGGACCAGATCATGATAAAGTTTTTAAGGTTGAAATGAGAATTTCAGATATAAAAGCTACAGGAAAAGGCAAGAGTAAAAAATCTGCTGAGCAGGAAGCTGCCAGGCAGGGTCTTGAAACCCTGGATGATTGA